Proteins co-encoded in one Nicotiana sylvestris chromosome 7, ASM39365v2, whole genome shotgun sequence genomic window:
- the LOC104233357 gene encoding peroxisomal and mitochondrial division factor 2-like codes for MADENITNGEVYDDAPVEIAVDETSDAVSKTSALKQKIAALEQEKSQLLHENDVIKQRIEKLKSSIEESQNEKSELLKKVENFESENKVLGSVAARAAELETEVSRLQHDLITAMNDLEGSNSELSGVKSTLEDLKSSENEKTVKLDAIESERNLLLSKLEKLEASGNNQRGEVEVKEEEIRGLKKHIEELEGTVVNNEEWEKEKKELHMVKEELEKRVKEMIARAAELEKKLEEKEKVITERLVASNINGIPVGDYDKVGYFGADVNLPVVAASSVVAVAVIGVVCYLKYGRKV; via the coding sequence ATGGCGGATGAAAACATTACCAACGGCGAGGTTTATGACGACGCGCCGGTGGAGATCGCCGTCGACGAAACATCTGATGCTGTGTCGAAAACCTCTGCACTGAAACAGAAGATAGCGGCGCTAGAGCAAGAGAAATCCCAGCTTCTTCACGAGAATGATGTGATCAAACAGAGGATCGAGAAACTGAAGAGCTCAATCGAGGAATCTCAGAACGAAAAATCCGAATTGCTGAAGAAGGTGGAGAACTTCGAGTCGGAGAACAAGGTTTTGGGATCAGTAGCCGCCAGAGCCGCTGAGCTCGAAACCGAAGTCTCTCGCCTTCAACACGATCTCATCACGGCTATGAATGATCTAGAAGGTTCCAATTCCGAGCTCTCAGGGGTAAAATCGACATTAGAGGATTTAAAGAGCAGCGAAAATGAGAAGACCGTGAAACTGGACGCTATTGAGAGCGAAAGGAATCTGTTATTATCGAAGTTGGAAAAACTAGAAGCAAGTGGAAATAATCAGAGAGGAGAAGtagaagtgaaagaagaagaaattagggGATTAAAGAAGCATATTGAGGAACTTGAGGGTACTGTTGTGAATAATGAGGAAtgggaaaaggagaagaaagagCTTCATATGGTGAAAGAGGAATTGGAGAAGAGGGTTAAGGAAATGATCGCAAGAGCAGCTGAGCTGGAGAAGAAAttggaggaaaaagaaaaggtTATTACTGAAAGGCTTGTGGCTAGCAATATTAATGGCATTCCTGTTGGTGATTATGATAAGGTTGGTTATTTTGGTGCTGACGTGAATTTGCCAGTGGTGGCTGCTTCATCAGTTGTTGCAGTTGCTGTGATTGGAGTTGTTTGCTATCTTAAATACGGACGAAAAGTGTAA